The following proteins come from a genomic window of Neptunomonas concharum:
- the hppD gene encoding 4-hydroxyphenylpyruvate dioxygenase has translation MRSEKNPIGLQGIEFTEFASHDLAFMEQVFFAFGFSKLKRHQDKEIYYFNQNDIHFLLNNEKDGFSAEFTRRHGPAICSMGWRVDNATEALAEAVKRGAKAADPAKTDLPYPAIYGIGDSLIYFIDKFGAKGSIYHDDFAPLENPVITENLGFIEIDHLTNNVYKGTMNTWANFYKDVFGFEEVRYFDIKGQKTALLSYALRSPDGSFCIPINEGKDDNNNQIDEYLDQYNGPGVQHIAFRSDDLLTSLDKLDRSVIDTLDIHDNYYEEVFNRVPNVTEDRAKIKAHQVLVDGDDKGYLLQIFTKNLFGPIFIELIQRKENLGFGEGNFQALFESIERDQERRGVI, from the coding sequence ATGCGTTCTGAGAAGAATCCTATCGGTTTACAAGGTATTGAATTTACCGAATTTGCGAGCCATGACTTAGCCTTTATGGAGCAAGTATTTTTTGCATTTGGCTTTTCAAAACTAAAACGCCATCAGGATAAAGAGATCTACTATTTTAATCAGAACGATATCCATTTCTTATTAAACAATGAAAAGGATGGGTTTTCTGCTGAGTTTACTCGCCGTCATGGGCCAGCAATCTGCTCAATGGGGTGGCGTGTCGATAATGCCACTGAGGCATTAGCAGAAGCGGTTAAACGTGGCGCTAAAGCCGCAGATCCAGCAAAAACCGATCTCCCATACCCTGCTATCTATGGTATTGGTGACAGTCTGATCTACTTCATCGACAAATTTGGCGCTAAAGGCTCTATCTATCATGATGATTTTGCCCCCCTAGAAAATCCGGTTATAACCGAAAATCTGGGCTTTATTGAAATCGACCACCTGACCAATAATGTCTATAAAGGTACGATGAACACATGGGCCAACTTCTATAAAGACGTATTTGGCTTTGAAGAGGTTAGATACTTCGACATTAAAGGACAAAAAACCGCTTTACTCTCTTATGCACTTCGCTCGCCAGATGGAAGTTTCTGCATCCCTATCAATGAGGGCAAAGATGATAACAACAACCAAATAGATGAATACTTGGATCAATATAATGGCCCTGGGGTTCAGCACATTGCCTTCCGTTCAGACGACTTACTCACCTCTCTGGACAAACTGGATCGCAGCGTTATTGATACATTAGATATCCATGATAACTACTATGAAGAAGTGTTCAATCGTGTACCTAATGTCACGGAAGATCGCGCCAAAATTAAAGCTCATCAAGTTTTAGTGGATGGCGATGATAAGGGTTACTTACTACAAATTTTCACAAAAAATCTGTTTGGCCCTATTTTTATCGAGCTAATCCAACGTAAAGAAAACTTAGGTTTCGGCGAAGGGAACTTCCAAGCCTTATTTGAATCTATTGAACGTGACCAAGAGCGTCGTGGCGTTATTTAA
- a CDS encoding DUF1653 domain-containing protein, producing MNKSLPTKPSLETGKYQHYKGNEYEVIDLALHSETEEWMVVYRPLYGEGYLWVRPYEMFTEKVTLADGGQVGRFVKV from the coding sequence ATGAACAAATCTTTACCGACTAAACCCTCCTTAGAAACAGGTAAATACCAGCATTACAAGGGCAATGAATATGAAGTAATTGATCTGGCCCTGCACTCAGAGACCGAGGAGTGGATGGTGGTGTATCGCCCCCTTTATGGTGAAGGATATTTGTGGGTTCGCCCTTACGAAATGTTCACTGAAAAAGTGACCTTGGCTGACGGCGGTCAGGTTGGGCGATTTGTAAAAGTCTAA
- a CDS encoding universal stress protein: MAVYSKILLAVDLSEESDQLIEKTRTIATNNQAQLTVIHVIEPLSFAYGGDVPMDLTTVQNQLDEHARSKLALFCEKLGYPVESQQVLTGHTESEIHRVAEENGCDLIVVGSHGRHGLALLLGSTANSVLHGAPCDVLAIRIYEPKD, encoded by the coding sequence ATGGCTGTTTATTCAAAAATTTTACTCGCAGTGGATCTGTCTGAGGAATCTGATCAACTCATCGAGAAGACTCGCACAATAGCGACGAATAATCAGGCGCAATTAACCGTCATTCATGTAATAGAGCCTTTGAGTTTTGCATATGGCGGTGATGTTCCGATGGATCTGACTACCGTACAAAACCAGTTAGATGAGCATGCTCGCAGCAAGCTAGCGCTGTTTTGTGAAAAGCTCGGTTACCCTGTTGAATCCCAGCAGGTATTAACCGGTCATACCGAATCCGAAATCCATCGTGTCGCTGAAGAAAATGGCTGCGACTTGATCGTGGTCGGCAGCCATGGACGACATGGTTTGGCGCTGCTATTGGGGTCAACCGCTAACAGCGTTCTTCATGGTGCGCCCTGTGATGTGTTAGCTATTCGTATCTACGAACCTAAAGATTGA
- a CDS encoding ATP-binding cassette domain-containing protein yields the protein MPLIRLDKASVAFGSRPLLTDADLIIEPGERIGLVGLNGAGKSTLMKVINGQVHLDGGELWIDPACRIAELPQALPAADERKVWDVVASGLQDVVQMRAAYDELATRTDAKAMAEMERLQHRLEAVDGWHLEQKVERVLTKLNLNGDVSMASLSGGWRRRAALGAALVQNPDLLLLDEPTNHLDIETIEWLEQQLMEFRGGLLFVSHDRALVDHLSTRIIELDRGRLTSFTGNYTSYTEQKQILLEQEEKHNALFDKRLAQEEVWIRQGIKARRTRNEGRVRALKAMRNERSERLNRQGKASFNLEEAQKSGKLVAELENVSVSFGEHQVIRSLTGAIQRGDRIGLIGPNGAGKSTLLKLILGELEPTSGKINRGTKLEVAYFDQLRGQLDPEKTVIDNISEGRESIEINGNRRHIIGYLQDFLFSPDRARTPVKALSGGECNRVLLARLFSQPANLLVLDEPTNDLDVETLELLEEILLDYKGTVLLVSHDRAFLDNVVTSTFAFEGDGVVASYVGGYQDWLRQRPEPQKAKAVGKGEAPKAEVKAQTKPEAVATEQKKAKLSYKLQRELEQLPALLEAAEAELAALQEETANPDFYSKEHSYVTERLAAMAAQEKAVEDLMERWVELEAM from the coding sequence ATGCCCCTGATCCGTTTAGACAAGGCCTCTGTTGCCTTTGGTTCCCGCCCCTTACTAACTGATGCCGACCTGATTATTGAGCCGGGTGAGCGCATCGGTCTGGTGGGTTTAAACGGCGCAGGAAAGTCGACCTTGATGAAGGTGATCAATGGTCAGGTGCATCTGGATGGCGGCGAGTTGTGGATCGACCCCGCGTGCCGTATTGCTGAGTTACCCCAGGCGTTGCCGGCGGCGGATGAACGCAAAGTATGGGATGTTGTGGCATCAGGCTTACAAGATGTTGTTCAGATGCGTGCAGCTTACGATGAACTTGCCACACGAACAGATGCAAAAGCGATGGCGGAGATGGAGCGCTTACAGCACCGTCTAGAAGCAGTCGACGGTTGGCATTTGGAGCAAAAGGTAGAGCGTGTTTTAACCAAATTAAACTTGAACGGTGATGTAAGTATGGCATCACTGTCAGGTGGGTGGCGACGTCGGGCTGCTTTGGGTGCAGCCTTAGTTCAAAACCCTGATCTTTTGCTCCTTGACGAGCCGACTAACCATTTGGATATCGAAACCATCGAATGGTTAGAGCAGCAGCTTATGGAGTTTCGAGGCGGTTTACTATTTGTTTCTCATGATAGGGCGTTGGTTGACCATTTATCGACGCGCATTATTGAGCTGGATCGTGGCCGTTTAACCTCATTTACCGGCAACTACACCAGTTATACTGAGCAGAAACAGATTCTTCTGGAGCAGGAAGAGAAGCACAATGCGCTATTTGATAAACGTTTAGCGCAAGAAGAAGTATGGATTCGTCAGGGTATTAAAGCACGCCGAACCCGTAACGAAGGGCGTGTCCGTGCGCTAAAAGCGATGCGTAATGAGCGCTCTGAGCGTTTAAATCGACAGGGCAAGGCAAGCTTTAATCTTGAAGAGGCGCAAAAATCCGGCAAGCTGGTGGCTGAACTAGAAAATGTCTCGGTGAGCTTTGGGGAGCACCAAGTGATCCGTAGCCTGACCGGTGCTATTCAACGTGGCGACCGTATTGGTTTGATCGGGCCCAACGGGGCAGGCAAAAGCACATTGTTAAAGCTGATTTTGGGCGAGTTAGAGCCAACCAGCGGTAAGATTAATCGCGGAACTAAACTAGAGGTCGCTTACTTTGACCAGTTGAGGGGGCAGCTCGATCCTGAGAAAACGGTGATCGACAACATTTCTGAAGGACGAGAGTCGATCGAGATCAACGGTAATCGTCGTCACATTATTGGCTACTTACAAGACTTTTTGTTTTCTCCAGATCGAGCGCGTACGCCGGTCAAAGCACTGTCTGGCGGAGAGTGTAATCGTGTGTTACTCGCGCGTCTTTTTAGCCAACCGGCTAACTTACTGGTACTCGATGAGCCAACCAATGACCTGGATGTCGAAACACTGGAGTTACTGGAAGAGATTCTTTTGGACTACAAAGGCACGGTCCTACTTGTTAGCCATGATAGGGCATTCTTAGATAATGTAGTTACAAGTACGTTTGCATTTGAAGGGGATGGCGTTGTCGCCTCTTACGTGGGTGGCTATCAAGATTGGTTGAGGCAGCGCCCCGAACCTCAAAAAGCCAAAGCTGTGGGTAAAGGTGAAGCACCCAAAGCCGAAGTTAAAGCGCAAACGAAACCAGAAGCTGTAGCAACAGAGCAGAAAAAAGCCAAACTCAGCTATAAGCTGCAAAGAGAGCTGGAACAACTCCCCGCTTTGCTGGAAGCGGCAGAAGCTGAGTTAGCAGCGCTTCAGGAAGAGACGGCTAATCCAGACTTTTACAGCAAAGAACATAGCTATGTAACGGAACGTCTGGCCGCGATGGCGGCACAAGAAAAGGCAGTTGAAGATTTGATGGAACGCTGGGTTGAGTTGGAGGCCATGTAG
- a CDS encoding nucleoside recognition domain-containing protein, whose protein sequence is MYTSLRRFGSELGNDIWQVSTTLFKLMVPTIIVVKILEELGAVDYLATFLGPIMAWVGLPESMGLVWATTILTNIYAGMLVFFYVQQTEVLSVAQVTVLSVLLLLAHGLPVEARIAQQAGVRLRVTLLLRLGGGLLLGWILHQLYTQMNWLQETNQLVWQPQIPEAGLWAWVVNQAKSLLMIQVIIIVLLTCLKILKLLGIERLIGFLLRPILRFLGIGKEATTITIVGVTLGLSFGGGLLIKEARAGHVPQQDIFASMCLLALSHSMIEDTLLVMVLGADLSGVLWARLIFTVVLIGTFTRITVRCSETFWKRHLVNRNIEPLLPNEPSKAGSC, encoded by the coding sequence ATGTATACGTCTTTGCGGCGTTTTGGAAGTGAGTTGGGAAATGATATCTGGCAGGTATCGACAACGCTTTTCAAACTTATGGTACCTACTATTATTGTCGTTAAAATTTTAGAAGAGCTGGGCGCTGTCGACTATTTGGCCACTTTTCTGGGGCCTATTATGGCTTGGGTTGGGCTTCCTGAATCGATGGGGTTGGTGTGGGCGACCACTATTTTGACGAATATTTATGCAGGTATGCTGGTCTTTTTTTACGTTCAGCAGACAGAGGTGCTGAGCGTCGCACAAGTGACCGTACTATCAGTGCTATTGCTACTTGCCCATGGTCTACCGGTGGAAGCGCGCATTGCTCAGCAGGCGGGGGTCAGGCTCCGTGTCACTTTGTTGCTTCGCTTGGGAGGCGGCTTATTATTAGGCTGGATTTTGCATCAGTTATATACCCAGATGAACTGGCTTCAAGAAACCAACCAATTGGTTTGGCAGCCACAGATACCAGAGGCAGGCTTATGGGCTTGGGTTGTCAATCAAGCTAAAAGCTTGTTAATGATTCAGGTGATCATTATTGTGCTACTAACGTGTTTGAAAATACTCAAACTCCTAGGTATCGAGCGCTTAATCGGCTTTTTACTAAGGCCCATCCTGCGTTTTCTGGGTATTGGAAAAGAAGCAACGACGATTACCATTGTGGGCGTCACGTTGGGTTTATCTTTTGGTGGCGGGCTCTTGATTAAAGAAGCGAGGGCAGGGCATGTGCCTCAGCAGGATATCTTTGCCTCAATGTGCCTGCTAGCACTGTCCCACAGTATGATCGAGGATACCCTCTTAGTTATGGTACTTGGTGCGGACCTTTCGGGTGTCTTGTGGGCCAGATTAATATTCACGGTTGTTTTGATCGGCACCTTCACACGTATCACCGTACGTTGTTCTGAGACGTTCTGGAAACGGCATCTGGTCAATCGAAACATTGAGCCATTGCTGCCAAACGAGCCTTCAAAAGCTGGGTCATGCTGA